The DNA segment CTTCCTGTAGCCGATCTCATAGCAAGAACCGTCATGAGCCCAGAGGAACTGCGGCTCGGAATAATCACTTCCCTTGTCGGAGTTCCTTTCTTCGTATTCTTGCTGAGGAAAAACTTTAACGGGGATAAAATCGCGTAAAATGCAGAAAGAAAAATCATCCATGAAAATATCGGGTCTTAGCTACGGCGTAAACGGAAAAACCATAGTTGCCGACGCAAGCTTTGAAATCAAAGGGAACGAGCTTCTAGGCATAGTTGGCCCCAACGGCGCCGGGAAATCCACGCTCCTGCGGCTCCTTACCCGGATAATCCATCCCTCCGGAGGAGACATTCTGCTTGACGGAGAAGATATCTCCCGATACCAAGCAAGAGAGCTATACAGGAAAATATCTTTTCTCCCCCAGAGTTCCTATTTCGATTTTCCGCTGAGCGTACTCGAGGTAGTGCTCATGGGAAGGTACCCGTATCTCGGAATTTTCGACAGCGAGACCAAAGAGGATATAAAGCACGCCGAGAACTGTCTTTCGCTCGTGGACATGGACGGGTTCTCTCGCAGAAAAGTGACCACGCTTTCCGGGGGGGAGCAGCAGAGGGCATTGATTGCGAGAGTGCTTGTGCAGGAAACCGATTTTATTTTTCTTGACGAACCCTCTTCCCACCTTGACATACATCATAAGTTCGCCCTTATGGAACTGCTTAGGTCGGTTGCGCAAAAAGGAAAAGGAGTTGCGGTGGTTCTACACGATCTGGGTCTTGCAAGCAGGTTTTGCGACAGGATACTGGTGCTTGAGAGCGGACGGATCAAAGCCCTAGGAGAACCATCCCGCGTACTTTCTGAAGAACTTCTTTGGTCAGTGTTCAAGGTAAGAGGTTCGTGGGATCCCGGAAGCGGAAATCTTCTTGTTTTCCAGTGAATCCGAGGAGGTTAGAACCGTTTTTTATATTTTCAGGCTGAGAATTTGACAAAAAAATTCGATTAACTATATTCTGTTGCCTAGTTTTATTAGGGCCCATAGCTCAGTTGGTTAGAGCAGCGGACTCATAATCCGTCGGTCCCTGGTTCGAGTCCGGGTGGGCCCAGAATTGAGAAACACAGGCCATGAAGGTTCGCAGAGAGAAAATCGAAGCAACTCCCTCCAAAAGCGCAGAAAATACCACTTTTTCCTCTAAAGAGCACGCTGAGACCGCTTTGCCTGAAGTAAAAGACTATGCAAGAACATATTGAAAGCCTGCAGAAGCTTCAGACAGTTGACTTAAGAATCAGAGAGTTAACGGAAGGACTCAGAAAATATCCAAACGAAATCGACAATCTTAAAAAAAACCTCCTGGAAAAAGAAGAATCAATAAAGCTAAAGGAAACCAGCCTCTCGGAACTCAAGGAGCAAAGAGACGGCCTCGAGTCGTCGCTTCGCTCCAATCAGGAATCCATAAAAAAATCCGAGGAGAGGCTGTTTGCCATAAAAACCCACAAGGAATACGAAGCGCTTCAGAAGGAAATAACCGATACCAGAAAGGAAAACCTCGAAATAGAAGACAGGACAATCTCCGTAATGACAGAGATTGAAGAGATCGAGGCGGTGCTTGCCGAAGAAAAGGAAGACTACGCGTCACTAAAAGAACAATCTGCGGAGCAAATCGCGGAAAAAGAAAAAAAGATTGAAGAACTCCAAATTTCCCGTGAACCGGCGGAGAAGGAAAAAAGCGAAATCGTATCAAAGATAGACCCGAAGATACTTCCGCTTTACGAAAAAATCTTCAACAGAAACGGTAGAGCGCTTGCACTTGCCGAAAACGAGAAGTGCACAAGCTGCAACATAAACATCCCCCCTCAGCTCTACAACGAAATACTGAAACGGACAAAGCTGGTTCAGTGCCCGAACTGCAAGAAAATTCTTTACACTGGCTCATAACCGTTCAAGCGGTTATCTTCCAAAGAACATGCCCTCTGGAAAAATAACCGAAGTCTACGTAGACGGAGCCTCGAGGGGAAATCCAGGAGAATCCGGCATCGGGGTTCTTGTAATCCGTCCCGACTCGGGCAAAAAGGAGATAAGGGAGTACATCGGCAAGGGAACAAACAACGAGGCGGAGTACAAGGCGCTCATTAAGGCCCTCGGTTATCTTGCGGCCGAAGGAGGTCCCGCCGCAAAGATTCACACGGATTCTCAACTCGTCGCAAGCCAGATGAACGGGCTCTGGAAAGTAAAGGATTCGAGGCTAAAACTCTTGTACTCAGAAGCGAAAAGACTCGCTTCCCGGCTCCCGGCACTCGAGATAGAGTATATCCCAAGGGAGAACAATACCGACGCCGACAGGCTTGCAAACGAGGCCATCGATAGATATTTTAATGACTAGCGAGTCGGCCGCGCGGTCGCCCGCGGCTTGTACGCGGGAGGAAAGTCCGAGCTTCGCAGGGCAGGGCGCTGGTTAACGACCAGGTGTCGCGAGACAACGGAAAGTGCAGCAGAAAGTATACCGCCTAGGCGCCGCAGGCGCCCCGGCAAGGGTGAAAAGGTGGTGTAAGAGACCACCGCTCCGAAAGTGATGGAGGAGGCAAGGCAAACCCCGCCCGAAGAAAGACAAATAGGAAAACACCCGGACAACTCTCCGGTCAGGGCGGCCCGTCCTGGTTTTCGGGTAGTCGCTTAAGGTATTCTGGTAACAGATATCTCAGATGGATGACCGTGCTTGACGGAACTCGGCTTACAGGCCGACTCGTTTTTTCCCATCGCAACCCGCGCCCGGATTCAATAATCTCTCCCCCGTCCCATTGCTTCACATCCATAGAACGACTTATTGCCCCCGCTCAGCCGCTTTCGCCATGCTTTCAAGGACCTGTTCCTTGTAGTCTCGTGCCAACTCAAGGGTCGGGTCAAGAAAAAGAGCGCGCTCCAAACTCTCAAACGCTTCCTCCGCTTTACCGGTTTTAAAAAGCGCGATGCCGATTTGAGAATGAGTAACTGCGTTATCGGGTTCGATCTCGGCGAGCGCCTTATAACGGTCCGCTGCTTCCTCGTAACGTTCCTGAAGCAGCAGTAATCCTGCAAGACTACTTAAAGCCTCCTTAAAATTCGGTGCGGTTCGCAAAGCATCTTCGTAATGGACCTCGGCCTCGTCGTGGCGACCCATCTTCCGAAAAGACTGGCCCGTGAGATAATGCAGAGTAGAAGCCAAGGGAAAATCGGGCATTAGCTCAAGGGCCCGTTTCATGCTCGAGACGGCTTCCGGGTAGCGGCCTAACCGGTAAAGCGAATCTCCCATTCCGGCGTAGGCCAAGGTGAAATCGGGATCTAATTCAACAGCGGAGAGATACCACTTGAGTGATTCCTGATGCAGTTTTCGCCCGCGCAGATCCTGGGCCCGGGAAAAAAGAACTCCCGGGTCACGCGGATTCATCTCCATGCCGAGTTTCACGCTGAGATCAAAGTACTTGTCCGCCTCGCCGTGGCGACCCATCTTCCTTAACCCCTGACCTATAAGAGAATGAATCCCCGGCGCTGTAGAGAAGTCAGGTTGAATCTCAAGAGCCCGTTTCATGTTCGAAATTGCCTCCTCGTATAGTTCCAACTGAAAAAACACCGTTCCCATGCCCACGTGGTTAAGAGGTTTGTCGGGTTCCAGACTGACTGCGGCACGATACCACTTGAGCGATTCCTCGTAGCGCTCCTGCCTCCTAAGCGCCTCTCCCAGATTCCGAAAAGCCTTCGGGTTAAGCGGAAAGATTTCCAGGGAGCGGCGAAGATAGCTCTCCGCCTCCTCAGATTCGTTGAGCCTGAGCAAGGCTATGCCCAGATTCTGATGAGCCACCCATGATTGAGGATTAAAAGAGATGACATGCTTAAACAGGGAAACCTCGTTTTTGTAGACGCCTGTCTGGTTCCAGGTAGCAACGCCTAGTAAGGCGAGCAATGCCAAGGCGATGCCTTTTGCGGCAGATTTGCTGGACACGGATGGCAACCTCTGCACGCCGCGCGTCGCGGCGGCAGCGAAAAAAACTATAACCCCGGCCCCAGCTAGGTACTGATAGCGATCAGCCACGAACGATTGGCCCATGTAGTTGTAGTCGACGAAACCAAGAGTAGGAGACAGAGTGACCGCGAAAAAAAGCGCGCAGGCAAGCGGTCCTCTGCCTATTCGGTGCCGCAAGGTCCAGAAAGCCAAAGCAACCGCTGCCGCCGCAACGACGTAAACCCAGCCAGCAGGGTCCGCCGCGTCAATTTCCCAGCGGGGATAGACCACTGCTAGGTCTACGGGCCAAAGAAGCCTTTCCACATAGAACCATAAGGCGCGTGAGGCGATAAGCACCCGCTCGTAAACTGAATAGTCAAAAGAAAGGGCAGTATTAGCTTTGTAAAACCATGTGTCGAATCCCCCGACGATAAGTCCGACAAGAAAAAACGGCGCCGTCAGGATAAAATCCCTCGGCGTAACACGATCCTCTCGCCACCACTGAAAAATCAGGAGAGTCACGGGCAAGGTGATCGCAATCGACTTACAAAGCAAAGCGACTGCGAACAACAGAAGTGCCGCCACATAGCACCTTGAGCGAGACATCTTGATAAAACGCATCCACATAAGAAACGCACTCAGGTAGAACAGCGCTGAGAGCAGATCCTTGCGGGAAATCACCCAAGCAACCGATTCCACATGCAGCGGATGCACAGCAAATATCGCCGCAGCGAAAAAAGCCCCGGGAATCTCCAAGCGCAGAAGCAGGCGCCAGAGAAGCGCCGTGTTTGCGAAGTGAAGCAGAAGATTAAACACGTGATAGCCCAGAGGGTGAAAGCCCCAGAGCTTGTGATCAAGCCAGAAAGTCGTATAGAGAAACGGCCAGTAGTGACTCTCCACGGCATCTCTCTGCAGGTAGGCTGTCGCGGGATCAAACCAAAGCTGCCAGATACCTCCCCAACTCGAGACAGCCTTGAGCTTCGTTAAAAGAAAATCATCCCACACAAACTCCGCCTGAAGAGCCGGAGAGTAACTTGCCGCTACAAGAAGACCCAGAATCAGCAGCGATGCCACGGGACCCTGCAGCACCCCAAGCCCCGTAACCCTTTCCCGAAAATCCGCCAGGGTTCCCGCATTCTCCCCATCAGGCCTGTCCCGCGTCATAAGGCGGGAATCATACCCGCCGGATGGTTCTAAAGCAAAGCTTGTGCTTTATCCCACAATTCCCGCATAGGCAGGTTCGATATGGTAAGGATTGTCTGGAAAAAAAGCTGGGCGGATTACTTGATAACGACTTTCAGGAACTCTTTTTTCCCGACCTTAACCTCGAAAACAGCTTTGTCGGGAAACTCCGAATTTGGATCGGTGTACTTATCCCCGTCTATTACAAGCCCTCCTTGGGATATGAGCCTTTTTGCCTCCCCTTTGGTGCTGACGGAATCGGACACTTCCAGAACAAGATCAACTACCTTGCGGGAGCCGGGAATGTATTCCTTTTCCTTGGCATCTTCCGGAAAAGATCTTTTTGAAAACTTGGTTTCAAAATCTCTAGCGGCCTCCAGCGCGCTTTGCGAGTCATGAAGCCATGAGACAATTTCCGAGGCAAGCGCTTTTTTCGCTTCCATAGGATGGCGGGCTTTTAGCTTTCGTATCTCCTTTTCATCGCGCATGCTCAGAAGAAGATAGTACCTCCACATAAGATCATCCGAGATCGACATCACCTTTCCGTATATATCCTGAGGAGATTCATCAAGACCTATGTAGTTTCCAAGGGACTTCGACATCTTTTTTACTCCATCGGTTCCCTCAAGTATCGGAAGAAACACTCCTACCTGCGGGGGCTGTCCGTAATGTCTCTGGAAATCTCTGCCTAGCAGTATGTTGAAGGTCTGATCCGTGCCGCCAAGCTCAACGTCGCAGTGCATCTGTACTGAGTCATACGCCTGCACCAAGGGGTATATGAACTCCCTAAGAGAAATCGACACCCCCTCTTTGTATCTCTTTGAGAAATCATCCCGATCCAGTATCCGAGAAACGTTAACCAGAGAAGTAAGTCCGAGAAGCTCTTCTGATCCAAGGTCGCCGAGCCAGCGGGAGTTTGAAAGAACCCGGGTCTTTTTCTTGTCAAGAACCTTGAAAACTTGGCGCTCGTAGGTCCTTGAGTTTTTAGCTATCTCCTCTCTTGATATTGACGGGCGGGTTTCACTTCTCCCCGAGGGGTCTCCTATATAGGCAGTAAAATCCCCTATGAGGAAAAGAACCTCATGGCCGAGAGTCTGAAAATCGCGAAGTTTCTTGAGAATGATCCCGTGGCCCAGATGCAGATCGGGAGAAGTGGGATCAAACCCAGCTTTTACCTTGAGGGGGCGGTTGCTCTTTGCCGAAGCTTCAAGCTTCAAAAGGAGCTCTTCTTCGGGAATTATCGCCTCGGTCCCTCTTTTTATTACCTTTAATTGTTCCTTCGGATCAGAAAAACCCACCTGAAAATTCCTCCTCGTCGCGTGCAGAGAGTGTTCATGGAAGGTCAGTTGATCCCATAAGATACCTGTCGCATTCCCTGGCGGCCTCCCTTCCCTCATTTATCGCCCACACAACAAGACTTTGCCCCCTGCGCGAATCCCCCGCCGCGAAGACTCCCTCGATGTTCGTCATGTACTTTCCGTACTCAGCCATGGCATTTGAGCGCTCGTCGGTACAGATTTTCATCTGTTCCAGAAGTCCCTGTTCGGGCCCCAAAAATCCGAGAGCCAGAAGCACGAGTCCGCATGGCCACCTCTGCTCAGAACCCTCCACTTCCCTAAACGTCATCCTTCCGTCGTCTCCCCTGTACCACTCAATGCGCACGGTCTCAAGTCCCGCTACTCTGCCTTCGTCGTCGCCTATGAATCTTTTGGTCAGAACCTGATACCTTCTCGGATCTTCTCCGAAAACCGCCATAGCTTCCTGCTGACCGTAATCAAGCCTGTACACCCTGGGCCATTGCGGCCATGGGTTGTCCGCGGTCCTCTCGGTCGGAGGCTTGGGAAGTATTTCAAATTGAAGAAGGCTCCTGCATCCATGCCTCATGGAGGTCGCGACGCAGTCGGTTCCGGTGTCGCCGCCCCCGAGAATGATCACGTCTTTGTCCGCGCCGGAAATGTAGTGGCCGTCGTTTAGCCCGCTGTCAAGAAGGCTTTTCGTGTTGGCCTTTAGAAACTGCATGGCGAAATAAATCCCCTCAAGGTCCCTCCCCTCAATCGGAAGATCTCTGGGTTTGGTCGCCCCCGTGCATATCACTACGGCGTCGAAATTTTTTATGAGTTCATTCCCGTCAACGTCCTTTCCCACTTCAGTGTTGGTAACGAACTTGACTCCCTCCTCCGCTAGGATATCGACGCGGCGGTCAACGATTTTCTTATCAAGGTGAGGGTTGGGAATTCCGTACATTAGGAGTCCGCCGATACGGTCATCCCTCTCAAACACCGTGACCAGATGCCCGGCCTTGTTAAGTTGCGCGGCGCACGCAAGTCCCGCGGGTCCGGAGCCTATGACTGCCACTTTCTTTCCGGTTCTAAGTTCAGGAGGCTCGGGCATGATCCATCCCTCCTCAAAACCCCTGTCAACTATGGCGCACTCTATGCTCTTTATGGTAACCGCGGGTTCGTTTATCCCCAGAACGCAGGATCCCTCGCAGGGAGCCGGGCATATGCGGCCCGTGAATTCGGGGAAATTGTTCGTCTTGTGGAGCCTCTCAAGAGCCTCTCTCCAGAGGCCCGAGTAAACGAGATCGTTCCACTCGGGTATAAGGTTGTTTATCGGACATCCTGCGGTCATTCCGCCGATTATCTGACCCGTCTGACAGAAAGGAACCCCGCAGTCCATGCACCTTGCCCCCTGGGTCGCTAGCTCTTTTTCAGGAAGGTGCCCGTGGAACTCGTCCCAGTCGGCGATTCTCTGGGCAGGATCCCTGTCAGGCCCGAGCTTTCTTTTGTAATTCATAAAACCTGTGGGATCGCCCATTTAAGAACCTTTCCTCCGTTCGAGTCTCCGTGTCAGTTTCCGCTTACGCGCGCGAGATCTCTTTTGTTTTCTTCAAAGGCCGCCATAAGGGCTTCATCGCCGGAAAGACCGCTCTGTTGCGCGCGGTTTATGTGCTCAAGCATTCTCTTGTAGTCTTTCGGTATCACCTTAACGAATCTGGGGAGACTGGTGGACCAGTTCTCAAGAATCCGTTGCGCTACCTCGCTCCGGGTGTACTCAAGATGCTTCCTTATCATCCCGAGAAGTTCCGCTTCGTCATGCTCTTCCACGAACTCAAGGAACACAGACTCCGTATTGCATCTTCCCGCAAAATCCCCTTCGGGGTCATAGACATACGCTATGCCGCCTGACATTCCTGCCGCAAAATTCCTCCCCGTCTGACCCAGCACCGCGACGCGGCCCCCGGTCATGTACTCGCAGCAGTGATCTCCTACCGCCTCCACCACGGCGCGGACCCCGCTGTTTCTGACGCAGAATCTCTCGCCGGCAACACCTCTGACGTATGCCTCCCCTCCGGTGGCCCCGTAGAATGCGACGTTTCCGATTATTATGTTCTCCTCGGCAACAAAAGTGGATTCCTTAGGAGGATAGATGATCACCTTGCCCCCTGAAAGTCCCTTTCCCGTATAGTCGTTTGAGTCGCCCTCAAGAACAAGTGTCATGCTCTTGGGAACAAAGGCTCCAAAACTCTGTCCCGCCGAGCCGGAGAAATGAAGTCTTATTGTATCCTCCTCGAGCCCGTCAAGACCGTATCTTCTGGTAAGCTCGCTTCCGACAATGGTTCCTACGGTCCTGTTTACGTTTCTTATAGGCACGGCAGCCTCTACCCGCTCGCCTTTTTCAATCGTCGGGCGACATATATCCATCAAGACGGTTTCGTCAAGAGAGTCCTGTATGCCGTGGTCCTGTTCTATCTGGCAGTAGGTTCCCCAGTCCTCCGGGACTTCGGGACGGACGAGGATACTGCTGAGGTCTATGCCCTTGGCCTTCCAGTGGTCAAGCGACTTTCTCATCTCGAGGCGGTCCGTTCTGCCTATCATCTCGTTTACGGTCCGGAAGCCCATCTTCGCCATTATCTCCCTGAACTCCGCGGCGACAAAATGCATGAAATCAACCACCTGTGCCGGGTCTCC comes from the Candidatus Dadabacteria bacterium genome and includes:
- a CDS encoding ABC transporter ATP-binding protein; this encodes MQKEKSSMKISGLSYGVNGKTIVADASFEIKGNELLGIVGPNGAGKSTLLRLLTRIIHPSGGDILLDGEDISRYQARELYRKISFLPQSSYFDFPLSVLEVVLMGRYPYLGIFDSETKEDIKHAENCLSLVDMDGFSRRKVTTLSGGEQQRALIARVLVQETDFIFLDEPSSHLDIHHKFALMELLRSVAQKGKGVAVVLHDLGLASRFCDRILVLESGRIKALGEPSRVLSEELLWSVFKVRGSWDPGSGNLLVFQ
- a CDS encoding ribonuclease HI family protein, encoding MPSGKITEVYVDGASRGNPGESGIGVLVIRPDSGKKEIREYIGKGTNNEAEYKALIKALGYLAAEGGPAAKIHTDSQLVASQMNGLWKVKDSRLKLLYSEAKRLASRLPALEIEYIPRENNTDADRLANEAIDRYFND
- a CDS encoding tetratricopeptide repeat protein; the protein is MTRDRPDGENAGTLADFRERVTGLGVLQGPVASLLILGLLVAASYSPALQAEFVWDDFLLTKLKAVSSWGGIWQLWFDPATAYLQRDAVESHYWPFLYTTFWLDHKLWGFHPLGYHVFNLLLHFANTALLWRLLLRLEIPGAFFAAAIFAVHPLHVESVAWVISRKDLLSALFYLSAFLMWMRFIKMSRSRCYVAALLLFAVALLCKSIAITLPVTLLIFQWWREDRVTPRDFILTAPFFLVGLIVGGFDTWFYKANTALSFDYSVYERVLIASRALWFYVERLLWPVDLAVVYPRWEIDAADPAGWVYVVAAAAVALAFWTLRHRIGRGPLACALFFAVTLSPTLGFVDYNYMGQSFVADRYQYLAGAGVIVFFAAAATRGVQRLPSVSSKSAAKGIALALLALLGVATWNQTGVYKNEVSLFKHVISFNPQSWVAHQNLGIALLRLNESEEAESYLRRSLEIFPLNPKAFRNLGEALRRQERYEESLKWYRAAVSLEPDKPLNHVGMGTVFFQLELYEEAISNMKRALEIQPDFSTAPGIHSLIGQGLRKMGRHGEADKYFDLSVKLGMEMNPRDPGVLFSRAQDLRGRKLHQESLKWYLSAVELDPDFTLAYAGMGDSLYRLGRYPEAVSSMKRALELMPDFPLASTLHYLTGQSFRKMGRHDEAEVHYEDALRTAPNFKEALSSLAGLLLLQERYEEAADRYKALAEIEPDNAVTHSQIGIALFKTGKAEEAFESLERALFLDPTLELARDYKEQVLESMAKAAERGQ
- a CDS encoding tyrosine--tRNA ligase, producing the protein MREGRPPGNATGILWDQLTFHEHSLHATRRNFQVGFSDPKEQLKVIKRGTEAIIPEEELLLKLEASAKSNRPLKVKAGFDPTSPDLHLGHGIILKKLRDFQTLGHEVLFLIGDFTAYIGDPSGRSETRPSISREEIAKNSRTYERQVFKVLDKKKTRVLSNSRWLGDLGSEELLGLTSLVNVSRILDRDDFSKRYKEGVSISLREFIYPLVQAYDSVQMHCDVELGGTDQTFNILLGRDFQRHYGQPPQVGVFLPILEGTDGVKKMSKSLGNYIGLDESPQDIYGKVMSISDDLMWRYYLLLSMRDEKEIRKLKARHPMEAKKALASEIVSWLHDSQSALEAARDFETKFSKRSFPEDAKEKEYIPGSRKVVDLVLEVSDSVSTKGEAKRLISQGGLVIDGDKYTDPNSEFPDKAVFEVKVGKKEFLKVVIK
- a CDS encoding glutamate synthase subunit beta codes for the protein MGDPTGFMNYKRKLGPDRDPAQRIADWDEFHGHLPEKELATQGARCMDCGVPFCQTGQIIGGMTAGCPINNLIPEWNDLVYSGLWREALERLHKTNNFPEFTGRICPAPCEGSCVLGINEPAVTIKSIECAIVDRGFEEGWIMPEPPELRTGKKVAVIGSGPAGLACAAQLNKAGHLVTVFERDDRIGGLLMYGIPNPHLDKKIVDRRVDILAEEGVKFVTNTEVGKDVDGNELIKNFDAVVICTGATKPRDLPIEGRDLEGIYFAMQFLKANTKSLLDSGLNDGHYISGADKDVIILGGGDTGTDCVATSMRHGCRSLLQFEILPKPPTERTADNPWPQWPRVYRLDYGQQEAMAVFGEDPRRYQVLTKRFIGDDEGRVAGLETVRIEWYRGDDGRMTFREVEGSEQRWPCGLVLLALGFLGPEQGLLEQMKICTDERSNAMAEYGKYMTNIEGVFAAGDSRRGQSLVVWAINEGREAARECDRYLMGSTDLP